CTACTGAGAATAGATAATGGTTACCATCAAGCCTGCCTTACCCATTCAAAGGCTAGTGACTGACTTGTCCATACCAGGTTTGGTAAGGGATCTTGGGCCATGATTCCTGTCATGGGTTAAACTGTAGACCTCTCCCAAAAAGATGTGTTGAGGCCCTAACCTCTGGTACCTccaaatgtgactttatttggtaaaagagtctttgcagatataatttgTTAAGATAAGGAAGGTCAAACTGGAATAGCGTAGGTCCCTAATCTATGACAGGTGTCCTTATTAGAAGATGTCCATGTGAAGACAGAGATACTCAGGAAGAATGCTTTGTGACCATGAAGGCAGAAATTAGAGTTGTACATGTGCAAACCAAGGAATTCCATGGATCTGGCATGTCATCAGAAGTAAGAAGAGGCAAGAAAGAAATCCCTTCTAGATTTCAGAGGGACAATGGTTCTaccaacactatttttttttttttttggtactgatgttgaacccagaggcactttatcactgagctacatccccaatccttttttcattttttattttgagagagggactTAAGTTGCCTCAGCTGGCcctgaaattgtgatcctcctgtttcaatctcccaagtcactgggattaaaggtgtataTCACCTGCCCAGCTGCTTctgccaacatcttgattttagactattaaaactttcagaaatatgagacaaaatatttatgttgtttaaagcatcccagtttgtggtactttgttatggcagtccTAGGAAAGTAACACAGATCTCAAGGCTATGGTATTTAACATTTAGTTACCAGGTATCGCCACTCCATCATCCCCTTGGAAGTTGTTACAACAGGGGTAACATCTGGGGGTGGGGTATGAATATGCCATACTCCTTCTTTAAGCCAAAGTTTGagtcttcttcctttttccttcagaAGTGGCCCAGCTTATTCTCCCTGACAGGATCTAGTCACAACAGCTATTTACTTGTTTGGTGGAGTTACGGGGAATGTAAAAAGACCTTGGACCTTAAAAACACAATACGCTTCTCTTTCTTATATTAGTGAGAGGGATCAAGAAATTATTCCTTCCTTGTGAGGTTATAATGATTGAAGGAAATCAGTAACATCAAGAAAAGAGcccactgatttttttccttaataatttaCCCTGCTGTGTTAGTATGCTAATGTTCACTGTCTGTGCTTGTCCCAAGGACAATCTCAGTTGTCCCAAACCTTTACTGGAAGGTTTGCATGAGCAACATGGGGTATAAGAAACACAGAGGTATAGGAAAGTATGACCTTCTATCAACATCCTTGATGCCCTGGCCACTACATCAACATCAGCAGCCCACCCAGAGGAAATGGATGGTGGAAAAGTGGGCAGGGCTATGAGCTACAGATGAGAAAGGAGGACACATCTTCACTGAGGACTAACTCATACAATGTCCTGTTACAAATCCCCCTTTCGGGCATGCTGGTGTAAGGCGACCCTCAGGGGGATGAAGGAGTATTCATTTGGGTTACAGTTACATTTTAAAGTTGGCATGTGACTATTTGAAAGACTGTACCTGAATATTGGGAAACTATGAGAGACTTATTAAAGGAACAGGACACTCCCAAAGAATCTCGTCTCCACTTTTCCAGAGGAAATGAACTGGAAATATAATGCATAATCAAAGAGAACTGAACTGATGATAATAACAATTTTCCTGAatgcaaaagataaaattttcaatatattccCTAAAATCCATGAAATCATTGCCTTTGATCTTCAAGAGTAATCTATAAAACTGCAGAAGTGATAACCAAGGGTTACCAGCCtacttataaaatgtttaaattccgtgtaatttttaaaaaaaatctatgtaattTTAAGTCTAAAATATATTCCTTGAAATAAATGACTACAGACATAATATTCCTCACTTAAGATATAACAAAACCTTAAGAGAACAAGATctcttccccccttttttttcttttgacttgcAATCAGATCAGTTGGTTCTTTCTGAGAAAacaacatgatttaaaaaaaaaaaattaattaatttccagTATCTCTGACCAGTGTTTTCTTCATGCTGACAACCCCTCCTCCTAACCACCCAACGCAGTCAGGCTGCCCTGCTAGGGATGCATTCTCTAAAATTTGCTTTAACTCGTTTACATCAAAACTTATACATCTGGGCTGGAtgtgggtatggtggtacacacccataaacccagctacttgggatactgagccaggaggattgcaagtttgaggtcaacctgggcaacttagtgaaactctgtctcaaaattaaaaaggcagggctagggatataacttgTGGTAAGgagcccttggattcaatcctcaatactaaatatatatagttgtagatatagatatataatgcTCAGTACTAAATACATGCTCACATACAAACAGTTTGGGACTGCTTCAGAATAtctcagagagaagaaaaagtgtgtggaagaaaataaattaaacaaaattaataacttGATAAATTTTGATAATTCTTAAAACTTGGGTGATGAGTTCATGTTCTTtctattttggtatattttaaattttccataataaaagcTTATTCACCAATACAAAAAATGACACATCTGGTCTAGTTCCATTGATGATTCCTTAATGTCAAATGgtaatgaatatattaatataattagcaCATTCTAATGAGTTACACATGTTAACTTGCATCTTAGTATCTTAAACTGCATCTAGAAGGACAACTGGAATTGAGTCTAATGTGATGAATATTATAAAAGTTAGGGGGgaaagtttggggaaaaaagttTTGGAAAAGGGCTTAGATTAAATCATGGTATATAGGTCTCGAGCAGATTCTGAGCATGacctaaaaattatattttgtattcatattttgaaggcaaaaataagaaatgtctTATGCTTCAATTACTGAAATAGTTATACCATTTCACACCTCAGCATCTTTCCTGTGACCTGACCCTGGAGTGGTGACCTGTCTCACTGATTGCCTCCAGTGGGAATGGCATGGAAGTGGAGGTGGGAGGTTTGGCAGGAAATTAGCAGCAGCTCATTTACCTACTAGTGATCATCTCAGTCAGGCTGCAGCATGCCAGAAGAGGCAGCTTTGCTTCAGCAGAATATCTGAAAATGTCAGTCTTATTccttttctgcaattatttttaccctttacattttcattattctgaATTTTGGAAAGTATCTGAATGTGGAAATGagtccagttttttttctttattctgttatTTTGGCATTTGCTATACCTGTAAATTAATTCCCATTtctagtaaattattttttatttctcaataaaaattaaacGCAAATAATTTGGTATGTTCTAAATGAATTGaatggttttaaaaagtaaatggggTCAGGTTTACATAGTTGAGCTTGTGGCTCAACTTACATgcttataaaatgatattaaagcCAGGGCTAGTCTCAGGCATTTTGAGAATATGTTTGTTACTAGTTAAAATTCTTCCTAACTTGACACTTCCAGctctctccagccctttctacttCTTTCTTGCAGCACCTTAGCttgtcctgccttagcctcatcTTTTTCAACCATATTCTGCCATTTGTTTcgtttgagacagtatctcactatgttggccaggctggtctcaaactcctcagcctcctaagtagctgggactatataGGTGCACACCACTATACCTAACTGGTAATCAATTTCACCCTGCAACTCAAAGTGGTACTTTTTGCTAGGTTTCTCATATTGACATTAAAAATCTCAGAAGGTTCCAAAACTTTCATTAATTTgagtgattttgaaaaataatgcatttttattaaataaattcctACAAGTTTTGAGacaacacatttttataatttaaagtctAAAAACTGAGGGGCGGGGCGCGGGGTGGTGCAAGGAGGAGAAATCTCGCGAGAGCGGAGCGACCGGGGAGGGGGTGgcacctcttccctcctcctcctcgggTTAGTTCCGGTCGCAGAGGAGACATTGCTGCAGTTGCCGCCACATCGGGATTTCTGGCTCTTTTCTCTTCACCTTAAATTCGGGTGTCTTTTATGAATAATCAAAAGCAGCAAAAGCCAACGCTATCAGGCCAGCgttttaaaaccagaaaaagagatgaaaaagagaGGTTTGACCCTACTCAGTTTCAAGACTGTATTATTCAAGGCTTAACTGAAACTGGTACTGATTTGGAAGCAGTAGCTAAGTTTCTTGATGCTTCTGGAGCAAAACTTGACTATCACCGATATGCAGAAACACTCTTTGACATTCTGGTGGCTCGTGGAATGCTGGCCCCAGGTGGTACACTGGCAGATGACATGATGCGTACACATGTCTGCGTGTTTGCAGCACAAGAAGACCTAGGGACCATGCAAGCATTTGCCCAGGTTTTTAACAAATTAATCAGGCGCTACAAATACCTGGAGAAAGGTTTTGAAGATGAAGTAAAAAAGCTGCTGCTGTTCTTAAAGGATTTTTTAGAGTCGGAGAGGAACAAGCTGGCTATGTTGACTGGTGTTCTAGCTAATGGAACACTTAATGCAGCCATTCTTAATAGCCTTTATAATGAGAATTTGGTTAAAGAAGGAGTTTCAGCAGCTTTTGCTGTAAAACTCTTTAAATCATGGATAAATGAAAAAGACATCAATGCAGTAGCTGCAAGTCTTCGGAAAGTCAGCATGGATAACAGACTGATGGAACTTTTTCCTGCCAACAAGCAAAGCGTTGAACACTTCACAGAGTATTTTACTGAGGCAGGCTTGAAAGAGCTTTTAGAGTATGTTTGGAATCAACAGACCATTGGAGCTCGCAAGGAGCTCCAGAAAGAACTTCAAGAACAGATGTCCCGTGGCGATCCATTcaaggatataattttatatgtcaaggaagagatgaaaagaaacaaCATTCCAGAACCAGTTATCATTGGGATAGTCTGGTCAAGTGTAATGAGCACCGTGGTGTGGAACAAAAAAGAGAAGCTTGTAGCAGAGCAGGCCATCAAGCACTTGAAGCAATACAGCCCTCTACTTGCTGCCTTTACTACTCAAGGTCAGTCTGAGCTGACTCTGTTACAGAAGATTCAAGAGTATTGTTATGACAACATTCATTTCATGAAAGCCTTCCAGAAAATAGTGGTGCTTTTTTATAAATCTGAAGTCCTGAGTGAAGAGCCGATTCTGAAGTGGTATAAAGATGCCACATGTTGCAAAGGGGAAAAGTGTCTTCcttgaacaaatgaaaaagtttGTTGAATGGCTCAAAAATGCTGAAGAAGAATCGGAGTCTGAAGCTGAAGAAGGTGACTGAATTTTGAAACTACATCCTCAGTAAAGCAAACAGGAGTTGTAGATAAAATGTCATGTCTCATGTGTCCTGGTTCTTACAT
Above is a genomic segment from Urocitellus parryii isolate mUroPar1 chromosome 8, mUroPar1.hap1, whole genome shotgun sequence containing:
- the LOC113184597 gene encoding eIF5-mimic protein 2-like isoform X1, which codes for MNNQKQQKPTLSGQRFKTRKRDEKERFDPTQFQDCIIQGLTETGTDLEAVAKFLDASGAKLDYHRYAETLFDILVARGMLAPGGTLADDMMRTHVCVFAAQEDLGTMQAFAQVFNKLIRRYKYLEKGFEDEVKKLLLFLKDFLESERNKLAMLTGVLANGTLNAAILNSLYNENLVKEGVSAAFAVKLFKSWINEKDINAVAASLRKVSMDNRLMELFPANKQSVEHFTEYFTEAGLKELLEYVWNQQTIGARKELQKELQEQMSRGDPFKDIILYVKEEMKRNNIPEPVIIGIVWSSVMSTVVWNKKEKLVAEQAIKHLKQYSPLLAAFTTQVVLFYKSEVLSEEPILKWYKDATCCKGEKCLP
- the LOC113184597 gene encoding eIF5-mimic protein 2-like isoform X2 codes for the protein MNNQKQQKPTLSGQRFKTRKRAPGGTLADDMMRTHVCVFAAQEDLGTMQAFAQVFNKLIRRYKYLEKGFEDEVKKLLLFLKDFLESERNKLAMLTGVLANGTLNAAILNSLYNENLVKEGVSAAFAVKLFKSWINEKDINAVAASLRKVSMDNRLMELFPANKQSVEHFTEYFTEAGLKELLEYVWNQQTIGARKELQKELQEQMSRGDPFKDIILYVKEEMKRNNIPEPVIIGIVWSSVMSTVVWNKKEKLVAEQAIKHLKQYSPLLAAFTTQGQSELTLLQKIQEYCYDNIHFMKAFQKIVVLFYKSEVLSEEPILKWYKDATCCKGEKCLP
- the LOC113184597 gene encoding eIF5-mimic protein 2-like isoform X3, whose product is MLLEQNLTITDMQKHSLTFWWLVECWPQVFNKLIRRYKYLEKGFEDEVKKLLLFLKDFLESERNKLAMLTGVLANGTLNAAILNSLYNENLVKEGVSAAFAVKLFKSWINEKDINAVAASLRKVSMDNRLMELFPANKQSVEHFTEYFTEAGLKELLEYVWNQQTIGARKELQKELQEQMSRGDPFKDIILYVKEEMKRNNIPEPVIIGIVWSSVMSTVVWNKKEKLVAEQAIKHLKQYSPLLAAFTTQGQSELTLLQKIQEYCYDNIHFMKAFQKIVVLFYKSEVLSEEPILKWYKDATCCKGEKCLP